gtatttagggcataaatattcagaattgagacttcatcttgatggatttttactgtgatgaatatgtaatgtccttcttgatgtgttttgattaattttagcttgaagtctatattgatatatattaggatagctacaccagcttacttcttaagtccatttgattagaagGTCTTTtctcaaccctttactctgaggtagtatctatcTTTAAAGTTGAAGTATGTTTCTTATATTCATCAGAAGGACAGATCCTGTTTTCCTGTCCATTCTGTTAGgttatgtctttttataggcaaattgattCTACTGATATTAAggtatattaatgaccagtggttgttaatttctgttatttttcagtTGTAGTTTGTGTATGCTTTCCTTCCTTGGTATTTGCTGCTGTGGAATTATCTATTTCCTATatttttgtgggtgcatctaacttccttaggttggatttttttcttctagtgctttctgtagggctggacttGTGGATAGGtagtgtttaaatctggttttgtcatggagtatcttgtttactctgtctatggtgattgaaagttttgctgggcatagtagtctgggctggcattcatggtctcttagtgtctgcataatgtctgtctagGAACTTCTGGTTTTCAGAGTCCCCATTGAGTGTCTGAGTGTTATTCTGATGCatctgcctttataagttacttggcctttttcctttgcagctctcaatattttttctttattctgtatgttcagtggtttgattattatgtgaagaggggacttttttggggccCAGTCTATTTgatattctgtaagcttcttgtatcttcataggcatgtcctttagATTagcaaagttttcttctatgattttattgaatatattttctgtgacttgaggttgtattcttctccttcttctatccctattattcttaggtttggtcttttcatggtatcccataATTCCTGGACATTttttgttatgactttgttgactttaatgttttcttgggCGAACAAATAAATTTTCCTTCTGCAACAGATGGGAATAAATATCAGTATAGGAGGAGCACAGCCAGTTAGCCTGATAAAACCACAGCTGCCTTGTTCTGGGTAGTGCACATAGGCATTCCTGCTAGCTACTTCCCGCTGAGCCAACTTGGAATCTGCCACTGCACCTGTTGATTGATGACACATGACCATCAGAACACTGGGGgccaatgagaaagagacaacaCAGCTAAGAGAGTCTCTATATAGGTTCACCTCATATCCTCAATAAAGGAATATGCTGCTTGCTTCTCACCTGACTCacagtgtctgtgttgttgatgcTGCATCTTCTCACCCCCTTCCTCAAGGGGTTTCCAGATACAGTGACCTGCAACATACCAACAGCCACAGCAAACATTACACAGCTCTAAATGATCCCATCAAATCTCTAGTCTCCATCTAGTCTCCTCACAAAGCTcagagaaccccacagaagaggaggcagaaggagtgtAGTAGTGTGGGAaccagagggggagggaggatacaaggagaacaaggccttctaaaccaactgaacaaagctcatatgaactcacagagagtgtaGCAGTAATCATAGGACCTGCATGGGTATGAAacaggttctctgcatatatattatagcattCAGTTTAATATTTCTATGGAACTTCTGAGTGTAATAAAATATGGGTttttgattcttgtgccttctcttggggctcttttctttccattGGTTTGTATTACCCAAAATCAATGTGATAGATTTtggtttatattattatattttacttgttatgttttgtttgtatattttagaaGCCTATTCATTTCGAATGAGAGACACAAAGGGAATGGATCTGGATAggcaaggaggtggggaggaaccagAAGGAGTAGAAGGGAAACACtaatcagaacatattgtatgagtaaataatctgtttttaataacaagggaaaaaagaaattacagtttcagaggcacCAAAGAAATAAGGTGTTCAAAAGATACAGCAGAAGTACACAGTAAATCTCATGACTGAAACAACCCAAGAAAACTGAACTCCTATATCTTCATCTTCACAGGAGTGAAATCACTCTCCCCCGCCCCAATTATCCCTAGTAGGATGTCCTTAAGGGTTCCTTAAGGCATTGAGCTCAATGGATTGCTAAAAAGAAAGGATTAGtagaaaaatgtatttgagtGATCTCTTGAGTTGGATGGATAAGATATCAAAAGAGGAATCCTGTTGATAACACAGCTTCCCAACCACCGACATTTCTGCCTTTAAGACTTAGATTTCTATAGAGCAGGAGGTCATTTCTTTCAGGTTAAGATAATGGGTGGCAATATTATTTTCATTCAAAGGATTCTAGATAATTCTACAGTTTCCATTCTAAAGGCTGTATGCAAAGAACACAGAACTTATGTGAGAGACTTGTgttcatacatgcataaaattatagtgatactttatttgtgctgaaatgtggtgatattttatttgtgctttaataaatgaagtatgcctggagatcagaggaaaaattattatacatacacaaagaagtcaggcagtggtagcacacacccttggcaggcaggatttttgtgtgttcaaggccatactagcgAACAGAGTCAAGCgaggtaacacatgcctttaaacctagtACCACCCATACaattctggaggtctgtacagacagatagaaagctacagagctgtgtaggaagaagtGATGGCTAAGAGaaccaatgagagaacagaacagaaaagccatATAAACttgagtatacaggaagaagctctctttggaagctgcagagttggtgaggtgaggttagcatgtGGTTTGTCCTCTTACTCTGGTCTTTCTCTATGGCTTTAActcaaatttctggctccatgttttttatttattaagaccatttagaaatttgtctacagaaaaTCATGGCTAATGAAGggataaaacaaagagaaaattgcTAACTATTGCTATCTTAGTGAACCAATTGTTTTTATGATGATATGTTCTTGATAGTAAGATGATAACATTTATGTCaaaatataatcaatataattataaattttcataGTATATTAACCATTCCATTGGAAATATCAAAATTCATCACACTGCTTAAATTCCAGATATTTATGAATACCAGTGAGCATGTGTCATCAATATTCTCATGGCTTCTTTAACATCTGTGTTTCTGAGACTGTAGATAAGGGACGTAAACATGGGAATCATCACTCTGTAGAACACAGATACCACATAGTTCTGGACTATGGAGTATCTGGATTTAGGTATCACATAAATGAATGCAATGGTCCAACAGAAAGAGAGACTGTAGTAAGGTAGGAGGTGCAAGTTGAGAAGGCCTTCTGATAGCTTCCTAAGAGATGTGAAGTGATCTAACACACGGATAATTGAAATGGGAAGCCATGAGGTAGAAGACATATTTGAAGGCAGTCACcaataaatatcaaaattagaGAAAGAATATGAGCTGAGAAAATTTTTTGAAGTCTGAAAAAATCCAAATATGGAAAGTATGAGAACAGTTTAGATttagaaaaattatgaaaaaaaaaaaactacagaaaaccaaaaagtGACTGTGGGCAGAggttatagttcagtggtagaatgcttgcttaacaGTTGAATTTGATTCTTAGTGTTATAAGAAAGAGGtgggggaaagagacagagacagcaacagagagagagagagacagacagaaagaagataGTAGAAGATAAAATATGTACTCCCTttaagaagcaaaaattagaaaatgaCAGGTTACACTGTTTTGCTGGCTGGGGGACCAGCTCCCAGAAAGCCCAGGACTTGAAAGTAAGCCACAGCATTGGCATgtggtagacttttttttttatcggAGTGGGTtgagggaaaaagacactcacactctcttgatggtttcctttagaCCTTTCCTTTATTCTAATTTTGCATTCTCTatactttattttcctggtgatttcctatTCTCATCTTGacgttttccttctaactctatctttattcttgatgtttccctTATAGTTCCTTCTAACTCTCATTCTTAATGTTTTCCTGCTAACTTTCTAATTCCTGATATTTTCTATCTAACTCAttttaattctctcattcttTAGGTTTTCCTTCTAACACTCattcttaatgtttttcttctaactcattattgatgttttccttctagctcATTTTAACTCTGACTAACTCTGTCTCTATtgtttcccttacagcttatacaccccagcaaaatctttcaggcaacataaaaattacagtgttgttgcattcttttttcaagtgaatgactGCAATGAATACAAAATGAACAGTTAAAAAAGCATATTTTCCATATCCTTTATATGATCaagcattttacatattacaggtgaaaaacaaattatcccaagaagcCACATACATTCATTGCTAAGCaccttgttatagattaaccgtgtaggcaagcaagatatttttctcagtcagAACTTTTACTGGCAAGCTTcagttttgcagttacaaagaaagggccgattactttattacttatctttaaaggaatcttaaaggaattgCAAACCTAaccttttatatatgaaaaagaatcagttagctctactttaaatctttggggTGTATACCAACTCATCAATAgatttttatatcaggagatcgAGGGCAAAAATGGGCACAAGCAATTattcatcacctttggtcatcaactaATCCTAACAAGAAAACTgcatcagctagtaataattgggctgctttatTCTTGTTCCCTGAACTTAAAGAGTTCCACATTAACTATGTGTCTTTCTAAAActtatcttcttgggtttttcacctcaaagctatttgacaataacatcttagtctaactttattttcaaagctttgtttcaactgtaATGCACTCTGAAGCCTATGAACACATCTACCAACactaaggttaaaagaatttaaactacCTGGTCTAACTGGGACTCAACTgatttccttaatcattaacctaagccacactcctcaatagaaactcatgtgttctagttgtatgacacttccttgtttatatttttgtcagcaaaactctatttaaattagcattattattatcaattagacaataCAGCTTAGGAAGGAATCATCTTCATACTAATCTACGGGTAAACATGCCCAGTAGAATATGATGTTTCCATGACACAAACACACTACATTagaggcagtggggatctcctcGCACCCATTCATACCATGCTGGATACCAGAGGAAGATGGCAGCAGCACACATGAAAAGACACAGCAGACACAAAAGACATTCTGGGACCTTAGGTCTGGGGACTTGCCTGTCCGAGATTGGCCCATCagagagtttcctcctggtggactgacaccttgaacttcattCAGTTGCCACCtactgctcctctgacatggccactggcaacattgaaaagaaattatagaaacTATACTCGAGTGAAATtttgtgtgaaaatatttttaactgttaACTCAGATTTCTAtcccaaacaaaatatcactcaAAATTGAAGGTGCAAAAAGGAATTTTTTGACAAAAAGTAATCTGTTAAAAATTCATTATCAATaaacttacattattttttaaattaaacttacaatatttttaaattaaaatcaattgAAGAAAGCAATGGATTGTAAAGTCTAGAATCCATGTATAGTAAACTAGGTGATGTTTGAGAAAGAGTAGGCAGTAGTTTTGAGAAATAATTAGCAGTTTTGGCTTGTGTGGGTTAGTAGCTGATGTCTTTGTCACCAAGCTTGTAGAATCaggttaaaatgagaaaaaaaaaacagctctcataaataattttgcttttaaagaagGCATCTTTTAGCATACATTCATGGTATCCTTCAAGCCTCTATTCTCCTCTCTTCCAGGAGTAAACTAGCTGATAGTGAGACTTGAGGGTGAACTAACATGCAATTGTATTCATTTGCTAGGGCTGCTATAGCCAAGTGCCATAAGCTAGATGTCTTATATAGATGCAATTCATCTTGTATTTCTGGATGCTTAGAGTGCAAGAATGAGGCATTATTAGGGCTGGTTCTTCTCAGGGTTCTGAAGGAGAATCTGTTCCATGCCTTTCCCCTAGCTTTTTGAATTTTAAGGTAAATGCTTGGCTTTCATTGGCTTATAGCAGCAGCATCCACATCTGTGTCTTCTTTTTAACATAGTTTTGTCCTTTGTAATGTTTACATCCAAAACCAGGTCCTTAGTCAAACTGGATGGGGAGCCCAGTTTACTCCAGCAGTTATCTTCCTAAAAAATTATATCTGCAATGAATCTGTTCTTAAATAAAGTAACATTCAATGATCCTGAGAATTATAAGTCCTCCATGCATATTTTAGAAAGACACAATTCATCCCTAAACTGCACCCTAATCCATCATTCCCTTTCTCTTGGGAGTGTCCACACCCTCAGCACTCTTGGCTGCTTTTGGCGATATGGTAAGGTAATGGGTAAAGACATAGTTTGTTAAGGCCTGAATGTCTGCCCATCAGTAGAAAGTAAGGATCAAACTTTAGATCTCAGTGTATAAAAACAGGGTTGGGGGTTTGGCTAAGTAGTAGACAGCTTACCTAGCATCCACAAGACCTTCGGCTCTATGTCcaacaccaaaccaaaaccaaaccaaaaataaacatgaaagcaTGTGGCCATCTACACAAACTGCAATTTCTAgcattggttctttttttttttttttttttttttttatttgcacagGTACTGTCTTCCTCTTTCATGTTTATTCAGAACAAGGGAGAAGAACATGAATCTACCTCATTCCCAATGCCAGATCTACCCTTTACAGCTGGGTGAGTTTCAACTTAGAGCTGAAACACATGAGACATATCTCTGTATGAAATTATAATAAGCAGttgcagaaattttaaaattttaaacaaaaaaagctcAGATAAAGATGTAATAAATATGTAGCATATCTTCCTTTtgaatgaagaaaaaggacagaggTAGATTGACCATTTAAATGGGCATGCAGTATGTCCATTCATGTCTGTGAGAATATACTTTTATAGTTTGTATATAAAATTCTATGTTCCATTTCCCCCCACCTTCTCAgcttatgtgtttgaatatttactccccagctggtggaactgtttcaGGGAGAAGGCTGTGGAATCCTTGGGGTTCTGGcctagctttttttaaaatttaatattattttattttacaataccattcagttctacataacagccacagattcccttgttctcccccttcttgcctccctctccgtccccccagcccatctcccattcacacctcctccagggcaaagactcccctaaggattgagttcaacctggtagattcagtccaggcaggtccagtcccctcctcctaggctgagccaagcatcccttgtataagccccaggtttcaaacagccaactcatgcactgaggttaggacccggtcccactgcctggatgcctcccaaacagatcaagctaatcaaatgtctcacttatccagagggccaaATCCAGTtgcaggctcctcagctattggttcatagttcatgtgtttccattcgtttggctatttgtccctgtgctttatccaaccttggttttaacaattctcgctcatataaaccctactatttctcgctaattagactcccggcgctccactcggggcgagccatggatgtctgcatccagattcctcagtccttggatggggtttctggcacaactattagggtatttggccatcccatcaccagagtaggtcagtttgggctgtctctcggccattgccagcagtcttttgtgggggtatctttgtggatttctgtgggcctctttagcactttgtttcttcctttcctcatgtggtcttcatttaccatgctctcctattctttgttctccctctctgttcttgatccagctgggatctcccgctctctttccctcaaccctcgcccttcattattcccattcatgtccaggttgttcatgaagatctcagccatttctctgtcattgggcgatcctcatgtctttcttggggtcctgttttccaggtagcctcactggtgatgtgagtagcagtctaggcTGTAGAATCCTTGGGGTTCTGGCCTAGCTTTTGTTGGGGGCATGTCTTGAAGGTGACATTAGCTTCTGCTTGTGCCCTAAGATTTCTGTTTCCAGTCTCACCGGAATGTGATAGGCACCACAGGCCAGACATTCCAGGGGCCATGCTTTCCCACTATGATGGACTTATAATCCAAAATAACTGTTCCTCCCTTCAGTTGCTTCTATCAGGTACTaggtcacagaaatgaaaaaaaagatgacattttACAAAGAGGTGGTATGTATTAAGAAAGGAGATGAAAAGGGAAAATTAGTGAGAAATACAGCCAATTCAGTAAGATACACTGGGTTTGAGAGTCTTGGAGCAAAGAGCAATGAAGAAGTTTTTCTGTCCTCTAAGGAAGATTACTTTTGGGGACAGAAATACTATTGCCTTCCTCAAGAACAAAGTGTGGAAGACAAGATAAAGATGACCAGAAACAGACAATTAAAATCTTCAACCAACAGAGTTCCCAGCATGATgctgaaagtcttttcccaggctGAAGTTAAACCCTGGAGTGCTACCAgccgtgtatgtctgtgcaggcTTCCATCTTAGAATTACTGCATTGGTGAAAATCTAGTTCCACAATGATATGGGCAGGGAGgtataaatgaacaaatttcaGAACCATAAGTGAAGAAATCCCAAGGCAGCTTCCAGGAGAAGAGGACATTTGTTCAATCTGACCAGTGAAAAGTTCAAGGATGAGAAATCAGCTTGTGAAATGGTGTCTCCATACCTTCACAGTTTTTGTCCAACACTACAACTGTGTTAATAAAAATGCATTCACCAAAGTTTAATCAGAAATCACTGTTAGAAGAGCTACAGGGAGAAACTGCCACAGAAAGACTGATCATGAGTGGGGTAATCAGTGACCACAGATACATCCTTGAGTGGTTAGAAGAGAGTGGTAAGGGCATTCTCTGATTGAGCCATAATTTCCTGCCTATTTGCTATCATACAAAGACAACCATCCTGTTGTCATCCTACAGAATAATGTTTGCTACTAAATTACACTCTAATAAATACCTATGTATGCAGACCTCAGTCAGCAGATGGACAAGATTCATTCAATTTCCTCTGTTATCGGATTTGTATCTTGCAATGGCAAAATACAGGgatcatgatttttttcattctgaatcaaattaaaagaaaataaacagatttttttctgagagacTATTATCACTGTTTCCAGAAGTTAACAGAGTCATTTACCATGTAAGAGCAATACCTTTAGAGAGGGATGACCTGAATCCCTAACTTGTCAGACATACCATTTGTTACACATCTGCTGGAAATTTCATTCCTAAGTGTTACTTTAAATAGAAgattgaaagacatttaagctTTGAAAGACTTCATTCAAATACCATTACAAAATTGGCAAATGGGGAATATTTAAAGTTATGAACTATCCTTTGAAGTTttcttaccttaaaaaaaatccacatttcaCTTGGATGCAGCAGGTGTCCatgtaaatgacatttttaaaattataaatggaaataaacatCAAATTTCTGTATGCATAAAAGCTTCTCACTATGTAAGTGTTCTGAGTATGGATAAATAACATGGAAATATCAATCACTGTTGTTGCTCACTGTCACTGAATTTACTAGCTTTGTCTGATTTACTTCAAGGGAGCCAAAGTGTTCTGGCCATCAATTTTTTCATAGCCTCTTTCACCTCCTTGTTCCTCAGACTGTAGATAAGAGGATTCAACATGGGGATCACCACTGTGTAGATCACAGAAGCCACTTTGACCTGATCAGCTGAATAGCTAGACTTGGGcattacatacacaaataaaactgttccaTAAAACAAAGTGACTGCAGTGAGATGGGAAgtgcaggtggagaaggccttgTTCCTTCCCTCAGTAGAGCGCATCCTTATGATTGAGAGTAGGATGTAAATGTATGACACAATGATGGTAGATAATGTGCTCACAAGGACAGATGCTGAAGAGATGGATGGGGATATTTCAGCAATATAAGCATGGCCACAAGAGAGTTTCACAAGTGGGAAGAGGTCACAGAAAAAATGGTTGATTTTGTTTGGGCCACAGAAGTTTAGGTTCACAAAACAGCCTGTGAATGATGAGGCATTCATGCATCCACCTAAGTAGGATGCCCCCAGCAGGAATAAGCAGACTGATGGGGACATCTGAGTGGAGTAGAGCAGGGGTGAACAGATGGCCACGTAGCGGTCATAAGCCATGGTGGCCAGCAGGAAGCATTCTGTAGTTCCAAAAGCTACATCAGAGCCAAGCTGGGCTGCACAGCCAGAGAGAGGGAtagtagttttttcttttaagaaactgATGAGCATGATGGGTGTGACCGATGTGGAGTATCCAATATCCACAAAGGCTAGATGGCTGAGGAACAGATACATGGGAGTGTGAAGCTGTGGGCTGCTTCGAATTAAAAGGATTATACTGATATTTCCCAATATAGTCACTATGTAAACTGgtagaaaaaacacaaataagatgGCACGTAGTGTAGGACTATCTGTTAGTcccaaaataataaattctgtCACCATGGTGTCATTTTCAGTCTCCATTCATTTACCCAATGGTGCCCACTGGAACCAGAACCAGAGGAGAGTCATTAGCTGAAATGGATCTGCAATTAATATATGCacctaaatataattttataataaatatataattaaattaaattttaaaatggcaattttaaaattcttaatttctTAGTCATAGAATGCtttgtaaattttcttttcaaattccatAAGATATTATAACAAGAAATTCAATTATTTTAGGATCCAACTATGTAGTTCCTACTAGCATATGATACAAGTTTATTCCATGTATATACAGGAAATACATACATGGGGATCcacagaaacatttatttttatagcacAAACTGATTAACCTAAATATTCATGCCAATGTTGACTCTCAGTTTTCCCATCCCCAATCACAAACATGCCTCTGCCCCAGTGTTCTCTCCTCCAGTAAATACAGCCTCCATTTATCTAATTGTCGGGCTAATAACAATAGAACTAAtttggacatttttatttttatgacctgCTAGAATAAAAGAAGCCAAATTCTTCATTAAAAACGTCTGCATTGAAGATAGAAAGACTCATCACAATTCTTATTATCACTCTGGTATAAACATAGTAGGCATTTTGCAAAGTGTCTCAAGACTCTACTCCTTTATGGGATTGTAGGAAGTGATAAGAGTCTAGATGTTGCTATATCttaacatcaaataaataaacagaagtgTTTGGGAGCTTCCATTAGATATATTTTCATATCACCAGTTCTAGAAAGCAGTGgttaggaaaggaaaggaggtgCATTTGGCATAGAGTAAGAGAGTTAGAGTGGTCTGGATGGAAGTGGGAAGCTATAATAACTAACaaattataataaagaaaaggccAATTCACATTTCAAAATTATGAGCCCTTCATTCAAGATGCAGAGCATGAACCAGGACAGGGAAAATGTTAGTCCTATCCACCCATTTTCACAATTCTAAAGACCAGCAGAGTCTTTAgaattatttgcttttcttcaaAAACTTCTACCTGAAGTCTAAGAAACAACACATATATAGCAATCAGCAATGCATATATAGCTATTGAAAACtgcatttttattgaaatttatcAAGCTGTATTAGGTCCAAGTTTCTCTAGTACTGTGAGTCACAATTCACCATATATTGTGGCTTCTAGACAAAGATCTACAGAGACaaagtttcttaaaaaaattaaatgtatgaaagatagaaatgttttcaaagtgGCATGTGGCTGTCTGCAAGAAGACAAAGCAATATACAGAAATACAATGGAGCCACACAAACTGAGGGCCAATTTGTACCCCACCAACACAGTGCATGGAAACACAGGCAAATGACAAGGACTTTTAACCTCCTGTTTTTGACCTGTACAAAGGAGAACATACATACCACACTTgattcctttgtttatttataagtgTGAATAAAGACACTGTTCAAACCATAAAGAAATAGCAAGAATGTCTCAATCTCTTACACTTTACTCAAGACAAATAGCTTCCATGACACTTAGGAAATTCAAATATTCCTCTATCCTTGAAGGGCTAGAAGTCTAAGTCAGTAACACATCTATTACAACACCCAGAAGGGGCTCCAAGGAATTCTTATTGCATAGCAAAACGACTTTTAAGTGAGTTTTTGATCATTTGGGACACAGCCCCAAGTAACTTTCTTCCCTTAAAATTACAAGTTAATTGCTTCATTTATTTGGGAAATTATACTGACAATCCAGTGGGACAAAGAACTTACAAGTATTTGCCTACTTGTCCAGTgggacagaaagaataaaatgtgcATGTGATTATATACAAGTGTAtggattaaatatttttaattacccatgggtttaatttattttaatggaaTGACTTGCAAAAGGAAATGACATCATTTGGCTGTAATTTAACTGTGGTACTTCCAAAATATGGCTGTATTCTGTGGTCCAGGTTTCATGTTACCTATTCAGAGATGAGTTGGATTCACCAGAAGAATTTAGTTTACAGCCATGCATCCAACAGATCtgaaatatcattttcttttttttttttttttttttccgagacagggtttctctgtgtacctttgcgcctttctgaactcactggtagaccagctgcctcaactcacagagatccgcctgcctctgctcccgagtgctggattaaaggcgtgcgcccaccgcccagctgaaataTCATTTTCAATAATGAAATCATGTTCATTTTCAACATATTATAAGTTTGCTATAAGGGACTTGAGATGTAAACTACACCTGTGGGCAGACACTCTCTGCATTCTCCATTGCCTACTAACATTTATGATTTACAGTAGAATAATCAAATACACTACCATTTTAATGACCCTGCCATGGACACTAACAAAATGACTGTCAGATTGTCCTAGCCATGATGGACATTTGCAGTGATCTT
The sequence above is drawn from the Peromyscus leucopus breed LL Stock chromosome 1, UCI_PerLeu_2.1, whole genome shotgun sequence genome and encodes:
- the LOC114710256 gene encoding olfactory receptor 481, whose translation is METENDTMVTEFIILGLTDSPTLRAILFVFFLPVYIVTILGNISIILLIRSSPQLHTPMYLFLSHLAFVDIGYSTSVTPIMLISFLKEKTTIPLSGCAAQLGSDVAFGTTECFLLATMAYDRYVAICSPLLYSTQMSPSVCLFLLGASYLGGCMNASSFTGCFVNLNFCGPNKINHFFCDLFPLVKLSCGHAYIAEISPSISSASVLVSTLSTIIVSYIYILLSIIRMRSTEGRNKAFSTCTSHLTAVTLFYGTVLFVYVMPKSSYSADQVKVASVIYTVVIPMLNPLIYSLRNKEVKEAMKKLMARTLWLP